The Anaerolineales bacterium sequence TTGTTCACTTCTTCCTTATCCAACTGCGCGTTCGTAGCCACGACACCGATTACCGTGTTGCTTCTCGCGGCAAAGCGTAAGGCGGTCTTGCCCACCATGCCCTTCATGACCGCAAGCGTATCGGCGAAAGGGCCTCCGCCCCCGATCGCGATCGGTCCCACTTTCGCCGGACGAGCACCCGCCAGAATGTTCCCCGTCTGCGGATCGACGACGTCCCCGAGCGCATTGACGGCCATGAGCGCGCCAACGACGATGCCGCCGCCCAGATCCGCGCTTGCCGTTCCGATTCCGCTCTTCATCGCACCCGCCATGCCCAGGATCTTCCCCACACTGGCTCCCATACCCGCACCGGCGTTTCCCTCCTGCATGCGATCGTGCGTGGCGTTCTTGCAGGCCAGATACCCCATCTCGGCATCCGGTCGGACGTTCGATTGTCCCAGGCCCAGATCGAAGAGAATTGCTGCGGGCACGATCGGCACCTTGGCGACCATCGTGTCGTGCCCGATGTCGCGTTCCTCGAGATAGCGCATCACGCCCCCCGCGGCATCCAGGCCGTAGGCCGAGCCCCCGGCGAGCAAGATGGCGTGGATTTTCTCCACCAGATGGGACGGGTGCAATAAATCCGTCTCACGCGTGCCCGGCGCGCCGCCGCGTTGATCTACTCCGCCGACGGCGCCGTCCGTGCATAGCAGCACCGTGCATCCGGTCAATGCCTGTGCGTCGTCCGCATGGCCGACCATGATTCCCGGCACATCGGTGATCGAATCTTTGAACTTCATGCGACACCCCTAACTCCCGCAGTCAGGATCGAGCCCGGCATTCGGACCGAACCGCGCTTCGCCATCCCGACGCCGTCAACCTGTTCCCCGCATGCAGCGGTCATCCGCGGCATGGGGAAAATTCGTTCATCCCAACTTGTAACCAAACCTGCGCAGCAGGGACATGCGTTCCTGGATTTCCTTCTCGCCTTCGACGCCGGCGCTTTTAACGCCATCGATTACGCCCAACACGCCGCGCCCTTGTTCGCTTTCCGCCAGGATCACCTCCACGGGATTCGCCGTGGCGCAGAAAACGCTGCAAACTTCAGGTACGGCCTTCACGGCATTGAGCACGTTGACCGGGAACACGTTCCCCAAACATATAATGAACACGTGCCCCGCGGAGAGCGCCAGCGCATTTTCCTTCGCCAGGTCGACCAGGTCGTCGTCCGTGCCGCTGATGCGTACGAGCGCCGGTCCGGACGATTCGCAGAAAGCCAGCCCGAACTCAATCCCCGGCACAGCGCCCACCAGCGCTTCGTGAAGGTCCTCAACTGTTTTAATGAAATGGGATTGCCCGATAATCACGTTCACCGCTTCGGGCTTTTCGATCTTGACGGTCAACAATTCCATTCGCTCATCTCCTCCCTGGCAGTCAACCTATGAGATGCATAGTCTTGCTTCATTGTAACCCAGGCGAAGGCACGAAGACCACATTTTTTATGCCCCTAATTCAGCTAAACCAGCCCCGGACGACGCATCCAGTCCGGCGTTGCCAACATCACAGCGGGAGATAACACACCTGCCAGCAATCGCCACGGGTGCCAAGCCCAAAGAAAAGCGCCTGGCTTACTGCGATGCGAAAGAACGGGGGTGTGGAAATTGCACTCCATTCGTTCATGTTCAATCCGGCCGACGGACTCTCGATCGTATCGAGACACGTCGTGCAGCTCAATTATTTATCAAGCTCGAGGTCCAACTGTCGATCCGGGCCAGCAGATCGCGGTGGATGAAGTGGCCGATTGAGAATCGCGGCGAATTGACGCACGCTCGCAGGGCTGTGGCCCGCAAAATGGTTGTTGAAGAAACCGTACACATCCATACCGGCGTCCAGAAAACCGGCCACGATATCGGCCCAGGTTTCGAGCACCTTCGTCCGATCGATCTGGATGCGGTCGAAGACCTGAATGTCCTCCCGTCTACCCAACCAGCGAATCACGCTGAAATCCGCCGTGACCCAATCCAGCCGCGGCATGTAATGTAAATCTTGCAGCACGAGCGCCGCGCTGTGACCGGCGAGCATCTCACGAAACGCCGGCGTCAGCCACTTACGGTTGCGCACCTCCACGGCGTAGCGCGGGCCAGCCGGCAGATCCCCCAGGAAGCTGTCCAATCGATCGAAGAATTCGGGTGTGAAGTCGTAGGCAAATTGCAGGGTGAGCACGGCCAACTTTTCCTTCAGAGCCTGCATGCTCCCGACGAACGCCTGCGCGTCTCCAAGCGCACCTTCGAGTTTTTTATCGTGCGTGATCAATTTGGGGAATTTCGCCGAAAATTTAAAGTCCGCTGGTGTGCGCTGATACCAGCCGTGTATCGTCGTCGCTCGGGGTACACCGTAAAACGTGGAATCGATCTCCACCGTCGAAAATTGACGGGCGTAGGTCTCCAAATAGGCTCGCGGGGAGGTTCCCTCGGGATAGAAAGGACCCACCCAGTCATTGAATGAAAAACCCTGCGTGCCTAAATACAGATTCCCCGTTCGACCTTCCATAATGAAAATTAGATCACATTCTTGTGAGGGGTGCTGAATATTGATATTTTGACGCAGGACGACCGTGAAATCCGCGGCTTGAATGCGAAGATTCTCAATCCGCCGAGGCCAGCAATTTCACCACGTGACCCAGGATGTACTCAGCAACCTGGGACTTACTCATTACGGGCAACTCTATCGGGTCGCCGTCTTTGGTCAACACAGTTACACGGTTGGTGTCCACACCGAAACCCGCATCGACAGCCGTTATGTCGTTGGCGGCGATCAGGTCCAGGCCCTTCTGCTGCAGCTTCGCCCGCGCGTTGTCGACCAGATCCTGACTCTCCGCAGCGAAACCCACAATCACGGTCGGCTTTTTGCGCTTCTTGCGCTGCGCCGACACGAGCGCAAGGATGTCATCCGTGGGTTCCAACTTCACTTCGGGCGCTCCCTCTCTGCGTTTGAGCTTCTCATCGACGGAGCGGTTTGGCCGGAAATCGGCCACCGCCGCAGCCATGAGCAGCACGTCGGCGCGCTCGGTTCGTTCCAATACCGCCTGGCGCATTTCCTCTGCAGTATCGACATCGATACGCTCGGCGCCGACCGGCGTTGGCAGCATGGCTGGCGCGCTGATGAGGATCGTCTTCGCGCCGCGATCGATCGCTGCTTGTGCCAGGGCAAAGCCTTGTTTGCCGGAGGAACGGTTGGCGATCACGCGCACCGGATCGATTGGTTCCTGGGTGCCGCCGGCCGTCACGACGACGGTCCGCCCTCGTAGCTCTCCACTCTGTCCGAGAATGAAGCGCACGCAGCCGAAAATTTCCTCCGGCTCCAGCATGCGGCCTTTGCCGACCAACCCTGAGGCCATACGGCCTTCGGCGGGCCCGAGAATATGCACTTCTCTTTCTTCCAGGGTCGCGAGATTCGCCTGTGTCGCCGCGTTGGAGAACATCCCGGCATCCATGGCCGGTGCGACGGCTAACGGGCAGGCTGCGGCCAACGCCGAAAGGGTGAGGAAATTGTCTGCTTGCCCGTGAGCCAATTTAGCCAGGCTGTTCGCCGTCGCCGGCGCCAGAATGCATAAGTCGATCTCGTGCGTCAGACCGATGTGAATCACGTGCGCTTCGCTGCCCCACAGGTCGTCGTCCGTGTACGCCCGCCTCCCGGTCACGGATTGAAACGTCAGCGGGGTGACGAAGCGCTGCGCCGCCCGTGTCAGGATGACGTCCACGACGACGCCCGCCTTCGTCAGTCTGGAAGCCAGATCTACGGCCTTATAGGCCGCGATCGAGCCCGTCACGCCTAATAGAAGGTGACGATCCTTTAAAACCGGGATCCCATCGTTCTGCTGCATATCATCGACCTCGTTTACGAACGCTTCGCGCTTCCCGGCATGTATCGGGAGAAAATGATCCTGCAACCATTGTACAATGAACCAACCCCGTTGGGGACGGTGGCGGTGGGAATCAGGAATTTAATTTGTTCTGCCGAGCCATGATCGCAGCCATCTTTCAATGAGCAAACACACCGCTGCGAGGCCGTCCGGGAACTCTGCCGCACGCATGTCGCCCGGCGCTATTCGTCGAGGTACCAAACGCTGAAATCATCGAAACTCACACCAGCGTCCGGCTTCTGTGCGCTTCCCAGGTAGAGTGCAAACTGCCCATGAACGCTCTCATACCAGCCCGCAGGAATCGAGCGGTTATCCACCCACTTCCCGTTGATGTAGAAATCGACGTCCGTGCCCTTCACCATGACGCCGATGCGGTTGACCGCCCCCGCGCCGCTTTGGATCAATTCACTACCCGTCAACGCTCTGCGATCGCAGTCGATCAGCGCTCCCCCAAGCCAGGAACACACCGGGCTATCGGTCGGGGGCCAATAGGTTTTCCCGACGAAGTACTCCCCACCGCAGCTGATTCCGAACATCAGGCCGCGATCTGCAGCCTTGTCTCCTCGAAATACGATGCCGGCGGTATCGCCCGGAACGCACTGTTCACCGTTGAATATCAGAAAATCGACGTAGAAGTCCTCGGCGTCGATGAACGACCAATACCAGGTCCATAGACCCCGCGAGGTGAAGGTAATTCTATAACGGCCGTCTTCATACCAGGCGTTCGCCGCACCTGCAGAATTGGTGGGGAATTTCCCCGAACCGCCATCGAAATCGTCCCCATCCTGAGGCGCTCCCCAGCCGAAGGCTGGATCGAAAGCGGCGCGTTCCAGGCTCCCCGCAGCCCCTTCCTCGCTATCGCCAGTGTCATCATCCGTAGGCGTCGCCGTGTTTTCGATCTCCGCTTGCGCCGTGACCGTGACGGTGGGGTGAGGCGAATCGGCCTGCAGTTCAGCATCCTGGGTGAGTCTGGCTTGCTCCAGCGCCAGCGTCGTCGCCTGCACTTCAAGCGCCGTCTGGGTCGAAGCGATCGATTCGGCCAACCGTTCGGACGGCAGGCTGCATGCCAGGGATGCGATGAACAGCGCCAATAAACTCAAAGGGATGCGGATTTTGTTCATGCTCGAACGCATCCCCATCCCTTTCCGAGTCCCTGTTCCCCTTTGTAATTCAAATCAACCGCAGCAATACGATATTGACGATGCACGTCAATCCAGATACCAGATATTGAAATCGTCGAAACTCACGCTGGCGTTCGGCTTCTGCGCCGTTCCCAGGTAGAGCGCAAAATTGCCATGTACAAACACACCCGGGGTATAGTTCGCCACAGAACGATTGGCGACCCATTTGCCGTTGATGTAAAAATCGATATCGTCCCCGCGTGCCATGACGCCAACCCGGTTGACCGCTCCCGGACCAGGCTGGATCAGGTCACTCGGATACAATGTCCGAGCAGTCGGATCAATGACGCCGGCTTCTGAGAAATCGAAGATAACGCCGTCCGAGCCTGGAACGGCGGTGAATCCGATGAAGTATTCCCCACCGCAGCTGATGCCGAACATCAAACCATAATCGGCATCCTTATGACCACGAAATACGAAACCTGCCGTATCACCGGAAACACACTGGTCGCCGTTGTAGACCAGAAAATCAGCGTAGAAGTCCGCGGCGTCGATGAACGACCAATACCAGGTCCAGCGGTTGCGCGAGGTGAAGGTGATATTGAAGCGTCCGTCTCCATACCAGGCCGTAGCTGCTCCCGCACTGCTCGACGGGAACTTACCTGTCGCGCCGTCGAAATTGTCACTGTCATGTCCGGCGCCCCAGCCATAAGCCGGATCGTACGAGGCGCGCTCCAGGCTGCCTTCCACTGCCCCGGAAGATTCTTCCTCGGCCTCTACCGTAGATGTGGGGGTAGTATCTGCTGTCTCTTCTTCCACCGCAGGCTCTTCCAAATCCGGTGGAGCAGCCGATTCCTCCTGCGATTCCGCTGCCTGGGTGAGTACGGCCTTCTGCAGCGCCAGGGTCGTGGCTTCCACCTCGAGCGCCAGTTGTGTGGCCTCCACCGAGCCAGATGATTGATTGGTGGGAAGAGCGCAGGACAGACTGGCGAGGAACAGGAAAACGAGGCACATCCATGCTGCAGCAGATTTACGAAGGTGGTAACTTTTCATGAGAACCTCCTTGATACGACTGGATCACGTGCGAGATAATCATCTTTGCGACGTCGGTCGTCTCTATGGACATAACGAATTGCATCCAACGATTGTGACGTTTCACAGAATCTCGGGCAGTTCCATCCCCATAATAGACTTAAGCCGGGTAGCCGGCAAATCGATTTCTCCTCCAAAAGAAGCGCCCAAGAACGGCGTTTCCGGCCGACTGGCAGGGCAATCGCCCAATCTGATCCTCTGATATACTTCATCACTGCGTTGGAATCAATCGCGGAACGGAGTCAGGCATGGCAGAAGATCCGGAAACCTTCATTCGCGAAGTCACCGAACAGGTACGCACGCTTCACATTCAATTCTCGGGCGCCATGTGGCAGTCCGCGACGACGGGCACAGAACAAGCGGCACGGCGCGAGAAGGACACCAAAGCCGAGTTGATGCGTTTTTGGGCCGACACGCAATTGTATGAAACCGCAAAAAATCTAAACGAAACGAGCACCACGGACGATCCGCTGCAGCGTCGTACGCTGCAGCGGATCTACCTCTCGAGCGCGAAAGCGCAGCAAGACGAAGCGACCATCGAAGCCATCACCAATCTCGAGACGGAAACCCAACGCAGTTTTTATAACTTTCGCGCCCTCGTCGACGGAAAACCGATCAGCGACAACGAAGTGGAAAACATTCTCCGCACAAGCCGCGATTCCGCCGCCGTGCGCAAGGTTTGGGAAGCGAGCAAGCGCATTGGAGAAGAAGTCGCCGACCACGTGCGCGAATTGGCGCATCTGCGCAACAAATCCGCCCAGGCCCAGGGTTTCCGCGATCACTTCCAGCGCTCGCTGGTCCTCAACGAAATCGAAGAGGCGCACTTGGCTGCGCTCTTCACCGAACTCGAAAAAGCCAGCCAAAAGCCGTTCCTGTTGTTGAAGAAAGAGATAGACCGGATCCGCGCCGAGCATTTCTCAATCGACGAGGCAGATCTCCGGCCCTGGCATTACGGGGATCGCTTCTTCCAGCGCGCGCCGGAGCTCAGCAAAGTGCCGCTGGATCCCTATTTTGCGAATCGAGATCCCGTCGAGTTGGCCCTCGAGACTTACGACGGAATGGATATCGACGTGCGCGGCATCCTCGACCGTTCCGACCTTTACCCTCGTGAGGGCAAGGACCAACATGCCTTCTGTATCGACATCGATCGGGAAGGTGATGTACGCACGCTGAACAACCTGGAACCTTCCCACCGCTGGACGTCTACTCTGCTTCACGAACTCGGCCACGCCGTTTACGACGAACACATCGACCCCAAGATGCCGTGGATCCTGAGGACACCGCCCCACCCGCTCTCCACGGAAGCCATCGCATTGTTGATGCAAGCGCAGACCTACGACCGCACGTGGCTGAGCAGCGTGCTGAAGATCAAGGACGAGGAAGCGGCGCGCTTGTCTTCCGCCGCCGTCGAACAGCAGCGCGCCCAACGGCTGGTCTTCACCCGCTGGGCGCTGGTGATGACGGATTTCGAGCGTGCGCTCTACGCCGATCCCGACCGGGTATTGAATACATTGTGGTGGGACCTGGTCGAGAAATACCAGGCGCTGCAGCGTCCCGAAAATCGGAGTGCTCCGGACTGGGCTGCAAAGTACCACATCGCCCTCACCCCCGTTTATTATCACAGCTACGAAATCGGCCATCTCGTAACCTCACAACTGCAGGCGTTCATCACCGGCCAGATGGGCGCCCGGCTGGGACAGCCCGAGGTCGGCCAGTGGTTGATCGAGAACTACTTCCGGCCCGGCGCCAGCCAGGATTGGGCAAGTCACGTCGAAAGCGTGACCGGAGAGGCGTTGAACCCGAAATACTTCGTGGATTCCATCCAATAGCGTCC is a genomic window containing:
- a CDS encoding P1 family peptidase, coding for MKFKDSITDVPGIMVGHADDAQALTGCTVLLCTDGAVGGVDQRGGAPGTRETDLLHPSHLVEKIHAILLAGGSAYGLDAAGGVMRYLEERDIGHDTMVAKVPIVPAAILFDLGLGQSNVRPDAEMGYLACKNATHDRMQEGNAGAGMGASVGKILGMAGAMKSGIGTASADLGGGIVVGALMAVNALGDVVDPQTGNILAGARPAKVGPIAIGGGGPFADTLAVMKGMVGKTALRFAARSNTVIGVVATNAQLDKEEVNKVAQMAQDGVARTVRPAHTMYDGDTIFALATGKKGADVNLVGAYGAEVVARAITNAVLRAESAAGVPAAGDIHSP
- a CDS encoding adenosine-specific kinase; translation: MELLTVKIEKPEAVNVIIGQSHFIKTVEDLHEALVGAVPGIEFGLAFCESSGPALVRISGTDDDLVDLAKENALALSAGHVFIICLGNVFPVNVLNAVKAVPEVCSVFCATANPVEVILAESEQGRGVLGVIDGVKSAGVEGEKEIQERMSLLRRFGYKLG
- a CDS encoding DUF72 domain-containing protein, producing the protein MEGRTGNLYLGTQGFSFNDWVGPFYPEGTSPRAYLETYARQFSTVEIDSTFYGVPRATTIHGWYQRTPADFKFSAKFPKLITHDKKLEGALGDAQAFVGSMQALKEKLAVLTLQFAYDFTPEFFDRLDSFLGDLPAGPRYAVEVRNRKWLTPAFREMLAGHSAALVLQDLHYMPRLDWVTADFSVIRWLGRREDIQVFDRIQIDRTKVLETWADIVAGFLDAGMDVYGFFNNHFAGHSPASVRQFAAILNRPLHPPRSAGPDRQLDLELDK
- the coaBC gene encoding bifunctional phosphopantothenoylcysteine decarboxylase/phosphopantothenate--cysteine ligase CoaBC produces the protein MQQNDGIPVLKDRHLLLGVTGSIAAYKAVDLASRLTKAGVVVDVILTRAAQRFVTPLTFQSVTGRRAYTDDDLWGSEAHVIHIGLTHEIDLCILAPATANSLAKLAHGQADNFLTLSALAAACPLAVAPAMDAGMFSNAATQANLATLEEREVHILGPAEGRMASGLVGKGRMLEPEEIFGCVRFILGQSGELRGRTVVVTAGGTQEPIDPVRVIANRSSGKQGFALAQAAIDRGAKTILISAPAMLPTPVGAERIDVDTAEEMRQAVLERTERADVLLMAAAVADFRPNRSVDEKLKRREGAPEVKLEPTDDILALVSAQRKKRKKPTVIVGFAAESQDLVDNARAKLQQKGLDLIAANDITAVDAGFGVDTNRVTVLTKDGDPIELPVMSKSQVAEYILGHVVKLLASAD
- a CDS encoding M2 family metallopeptidase codes for the protein MAEDPETFIREVTEQVRTLHIQFSGAMWQSATTGTEQAARREKDTKAELMRFWADTQLYETAKNLNETSTTDDPLQRRTLQRIYLSSAKAQQDEATIEAITNLETETQRSFYNFRALVDGKPISDNEVENILRTSRDSAAVRKVWEASKRIGEEVADHVRELAHLRNKSAQAQGFRDHFQRSLVLNEIEEAHLAALFTELEKASQKPFLLLKKEIDRIRAEHFSIDEADLRPWHYGDRFFQRAPELSKVPLDPYFANRDPVELALETYDGMDIDVRGILDRSDLYPREGKDQHAFCIDIDREGDVRTLNNLEPSHRWTSTLLHELGHAVYDEHIDPKMPWILRTPPHPLSTEAIALLMQAQTYDRTWLSSVLKIKDEEAARLSSAAVEQQRAQRLVFTRWALVMTDFERALYADPDRVLNTLWWDLVEKYQALQRPENRSAPDWAAKYHIALTPVYYHSYEIGHLVTSQLQAFITGQMGARLGQPEVGQWLIENYFRPGASQDWASHVESVTGEALNPKYFVDSIQ